From the genome of Malus sylvestris chromosome 13, drMalSylv7.2, whole genome shotgun sequence:
cCTTTTATCACCTTTGAAACCTTATGGGTCTGACGTAGGCATCTAAGAGCGGAAACTTTTCCAGCGTGGATTCGGATACGTGGCTCGTGGCAGTGGGATCATCATCCACGTCATCCAATTCCCATTGACTGAGAGACAAGTGTGAGTTCTTACGCGATCCATGTGATCCAAACTCTCACCTGTTTCCGCCGATGGCTGTttcattttctctattttttttctttcggtttTTAATCCACCCACCAATTTTAGGGAaatacttcattttttttttatcaaaacgataaatttattaaatcaaatgtTAAATTAAGAAGCTAGCAGGATTCAAAACTACACCGTAATGCAAGAACTACACTCCTCTCAATTATTTTTCCTTATAGATAAATGAGAATTTGAACATGTAATTTGATTACGGGTTAAATTATAATTTACAGGTTAGTATAAACGACTGACATGTACGGAACAAAAATTCATTTGTCAATACACTTGACTTTGCACTGAGAAGAACTTCCATAAGCCAGAAATGCCGATGTTGCATTATTGTTTGAAACTTGAAACACTACAACGGTCACATCGCTAACGTAGGTAAGTTTTTCTTATCATATCACAACAAAGTTAAGGAATACTCTCAATCAGGTCCACTGTCGACGTTCACATAAGATACGTGAAGAGTGTTTTCTTTCTCCAAGTCCAAGTTCTGCACTTTGAAGCTTGCTTCTAACATAatttcaaaatataatggcATACTATACAATTAAAATGCAGGTACTGCACAAACTACAAACATGCACCAAAAGACGACCGCCTACGCCCCTTCTAGTCCCCATCAAAGATTCATCAAGGTGACGGTTTTAGTGATTCGGTCGAagaaaaaactgaactcaaagAAGCAATATTCAAAACACTGCAAGTTAACAAATGAACATCGATAAGTTAACAAATAAACATCTAAAACAAAGATCGATTGACAGCAGCAGTAACAAAGAAAGTAAAATGAGGGTGAATCTGGATTAAGGTTTTCCTTCCCCAAACAACGCACGCAAATCAGCTAGATTCTGTCAACTGCTTCTTTTGCCACAAACAGCACTCAGTTTCTACTTCCTATATATCCAGGGTACTCCCCTTTCTGAATGAATTCGTCAGGGACTACAGCAACCCTTAGCAGACCCACCTAACTGCTCAAATGTTGTCAATTTTTACAACAAAAAACAGGTCTAACACTAATGGAGATAAATACTTCGTATTTCCATTCTACATAGTGAGAATCTTCAAACTAGTATAGTAGCTACTTAAATTGCTTGCACGTCTAAAGAATTTAATGTGGCAACATATTTATATCATTCCCCCAGTCCTGAAGTCAGTAAAACAGGTTCTTGCTCTTAACCACCCCAAACCATGTCCACCCTTTCAAATTTAAGCATAGCCAAGGGGCAAGGCTTCTGCtcctaatttttttgtttccaGGAAATTTGATGTATTTATACTTCTATACCTAAAATGCTAATATCATGAGTGTAAGGATATACGCTAAAGCCAGAATGCAAAAAGGGATATGAGTGAAGAAACTGATTGCGAAATCATGATTGATGCATTACCATGTCATCTTGAGGTAACGTGCACTTCAATAATGTCATTTTCCTCCATCCCAAGGGCATCAGGCGTAGCAGCTGGACCTATTTTGTCGCCATCAAAACAAAACACCAGACTCTGAAGGTCAAGCTTAAGATTATCTGCATACATTTTGAAGAGGCGCTCAAACTTGTCATCCTGTTGAAGTAGAAGGGAACATaagtaaaaatattacaatgttTAATATCACATAGCCTGTATATACATCAGAGATTAGGCCAAAGAGTACTAGACAAACATTGAAAGTTAATACTTCTGGCACAACATACCGCATAAATACGAAACTGCTTAACTCCATCTTTGTCTTGAATAGATACAACTATTTTGTTTCTTTCAGGGCGGGGCTTTGGAGGTTGTTCTTCAACAGCCTCAGATAAGATACTAAGTTCTTTTATCACAGACTCCTCTACCGATCTCAGCACATTTTCAGCTGATTGTGCATACGATGCCagctctttcttctttttcctacATACATAGACCAcatttaattggaaaatttgaATTGCAACTGAAAAACCAAAACGATAAAGGGTAAACCTATATCAACAAGCATAACTAGCCATCACTATTTATGAGACCCAAATAAAGCCTTAATGTTCTAAGATAACTGCCCTCATTAAACTATACTTCCTTCATAACACGATAAAAGCGTAAAATTCCAGTTACCAACTGGAATCTAATGAACGGGAAAGCGCATGCACTAGCCACTAATTTGTCACAAATTTCTACTCGAGGGAAAGGTATATGTCTTAATAGATATAATAATTAcaataaaaatctaaaattcaaATACCTCAGCTCCTTTATGGTAGAATCCTCACCCTTCCGCTTCGCGCCGGCAGAAACCTTGGGTGGAGGAGGTAACCAGTCCTCCTCTTCCTTATCTTCACAACTAATAACACTCACTACCTTCACAGGTTCATCAACCTTCTCAACCTAACCACAATATTATCCAAAATATCAATGTCAATGAAGACTGCAAGTTACAACAATTCCTCTTATCAAATGGAATTTAACACACACAGAGCACATATGAACGTCAATAACAAATTCGGTACCGCGGAATCCGAAATTTCCCTCCTTTTCGGAGGAGAAGCTGACGGAGCATCTAATTCATCGTCTAtacaaacatataaacaaaaacaaaaatcaaatcaagttttttttatgaaaaaagttGAATAATTGAAGTTTCCTATCAACTGAATCGACTGAAATTAGCAGGAAAGAGCTCACCGTCGAGGAAAATTAGATTGACGGGCTGAACGCGTCTGTAATCGAATAAGGGCTCGAGCTCTTCGGAAAAATCCTCCTGGAAAATCAGAAATTGCAGTCAGATATGCTTCCGCTGCTGAATATAAAAAGTGAAAATTGAACaattaaaaccctaatgagTATGGAGTGAGCCTCTCACCATTGCCGACCCGAAATCAGACTCTGCGAATTTTCGATTCAATTTAATTCGAGAGAATTTTAAGCGTCCCGCCGAAAGAAGAAGCCTAAAAATCAAACACAGATTGCAacagaaaaagggaaagaacaaaaaatatcaaacacAGATCGGATTAGTaatttgttgttgggtttggtCCAAGCCTAATTCCTAA
Proteins encoded in this window:
- the LOC126597674 gene encoding uncharacterized protein LOC126597674, translated to MEDFSEELEPLFDYRRVQPVNLIFLDDDELDAPSASPPKRREISDSAVEKVDEPVKVVSVISCEDKEEEDWLPPPPKVSAGAKRKGEDSTIKELRKKKKELASYAQSAENVLRSVEESVIKELSILSEAVEEQPPKPRPERNKIVVSIQDKDGVKQFRIYADDKFERLFKMYADNLKLDLQSLVFCFDGDKIGPAATPDALGMEENDIIEVHVTSR